One window from the genome of Mumia sp. ZJ1417 encodes:
- a CDS encoding ABC transporter substrate-binding protein — protein MHRLSSRGSSRRSLRLLAGVALTLSLALSACGGGDDDSSADADGTTSVTVGVIPIIDVAPIYLGIEQGFFEDEGLDLTLETAQGGAAIVPGVVSDQFQFGFSNSISLMVANTQGLPLKVVSAGVTSTGEVGKDFGGVIVKSDSDITSAADLAGKKVAVNTLKNINTTTINEAVRQDGGDPSSIEYVELAFPDIVSAVAKGDVDAGQVVEPFLTIATQGGDRQVSSNYVATDPDLEVAMYFTTSTYAEKNPEVVESFTAAMNKSLDYAQEHPDEVRDILGTYTEIDPKVAEAVALPRWSSTLETESIEKLADLAEQDELITKQPDLEALLP, from the coding sequence CTCGTCCCGCCGATCTCTGCGCCTGCTCGCCGGCGTCGCGCTCACCCTCTCGCTCGCTCTCTCGGCGTGCGGAGGCGGCGACGACGACTCGTCCGCCGACGCGGACGGGACGACGTCGGTGACGGTCGGGGTGATCCCGATCATCGACGTCGCCCCGATCTACCTCGGGATCGAGCAGGGCTTCTTCGAGGACGAGGGTCTTGATCTCACGCTCGAGACGGCCCAGGGCGGTGCGGCGATCGTTCCCGGTGTCGTGAGCGACCAGTTCCAGTTCGGCTTCAGCAACTCGATCTCGCTGATGGTCGCCAACACGCAGGGGCTGCCGCTCAAGGTCGTCAGCGCCGGTGTCACCTCCACCGGCGAGGTGGGCAAGGACTTCGGTGGTGTCATCGTCAAGAGCGACAGCGACATCACGTCCGCCGCCGACCTCGCCGGCAAGAAGGTCGCGGTCAACACGCTGAAGAACATCAACACCACCACCATCAACGAGGCCGTCCGGCAGGACGGTGGGGACCCGTCGTCGATCGAGTACGTCGAGCTTGCCTTCCCCGACATCGTCTCCGCGGTCGCCAAGGGGGACGTCGACGCAGGTCAGGTCGTGGAGCCGTTCCTCACGATCGCGACCCAGGGCGGCGACCGCCAGGTGAGCTCCAACTACGTCGCAACGGATCCCGACCTCGAGGTCGCGATGTACTTCACGACCTCGACGTACGCCGAGAAGAACCCCGAGGTCGTCGAGAGCTTCACCGCTGCGATGAACAAGTCGCTCGACTACGCCCAGGAGCACCCCGACGAGGTGCGCGACATCCTCGGCACCTACACCGAGATCGACCCGAAGGTCGCCGAGGCCGTCGCCCTGCCGCGGTGGTCGTCGACGCTCGAGACGGAGTCCATCGAGAAGCTCGCCGACCTCGCCGAGCAGGACGAGCTGATCACGAAGCAGCCGGACCTCGAGGCTCTGCTGCCGTGA
- a CDS encoding ABC transporter permease: MGATLTAPSQTVTRPIRTRRAGRLRDTVLGILGLAVVVLVIELLPRVGVVDSRFLPPASEMLATLWDQLGEPSFWTALGDTLRGWAIGLAIAMVAGVAVGIVVGSIPLLRAITASTVEFLRPIPSVALIPLVVLIYGSQPQSALILVVYASFWQVLVQVLYGVADVDPVVRDTAHSYRFSRRAIVRTVIWPTALPYVVTGFRLAAAVALILEITAELIIGVPGLGQRIGVAQSSGAVSLTYALVIVVGLVGITVNLFARVVERRALRWHSSVRREIA, translated from the coding sequence ATGGGCGCCACGCTCACCGCCCCGTCGCAGACGGTGACCCGCCCGATCAGGACACGGCGGGCAGGCCGGCTCCGTGACACCGTGCTCGGCATCCTCGGGCTGGCGGTCGTTGTCCTGGTGATCGAGCTCCTTCCCCGTGTCGGCGTGGTCGACAGCCGCTTCTTGCCGCCGGCGAGCGAGATGCTGGCCACCCTGTGGGACCAGCTCGGAGAGCCCTCCTTCTGGACCGCGCTCGGCGACACCCTGCGCGGCTGGGCCATCGGGCTCGCGATCGCGATGGTGGCCGGAGTCGCTGTCGGCATCGTGGTCGGCAGCATCCCCCTGCTCCGTGCGATCACGGCCTCGACCGTGGAGTTCCTGCGCCCGATCCCGTCCGTCGCTCTGATCCCGCTGGTCGTCCTGATCTACGGCAGCCAGCCGCAGTCGGCGCTGATCCTCGTCGTGTACGCCTCGTTCTGGCAGGTGCTCGTCCAGGTTCTATACGGCGTGGCCGACGTCGACCCTGTCGTCCGCGACACCGCGCACTCGTATCGCTTCTCGCGTCGCGCGATCGTCCGCACCGTGATCTGGCCGACCGCGCTCCCGTACGTCGTCACCGGCTTCCGCCTCGCGGCTGCGGTCGCTCTGATCCTCGAGATCACCGCCGAGCTCATCATCGGCGTCCCCGGCCTAGGACAGCGCATCGGCGTCGCACAGAGCTCCGGCGCCGTCTCTTTGACGTACGCGCTGGTCATCGTCGTCGGGCTCGTGGGGATCACCGTCAATCTGTTCGCCCGTGTCGTCGAGCGCCGCGCCCTGCGATGGCACAGCTCGGTCCGGAGGGAGATCGCATGA
- a CDS encoding ABC transporter permease: MTVRSLARQAALTLGLPVAMIALWWVVSANSTSIFWPPLSEIVEAFPETWTWDRIVNSVVPSVVRLLTGYTIAVVVGVAAGTAIGLSRNVRAFCEPSMEFFRAIPPPVLVPIIALFTGYTGATAKIVTIALGCLWPVLLNTVEGVRGLDEVQLDTARCYRFRTRSRLIHVVLRGASPQISTGARQALSIGVILMVVSELFGANSGLGADIVQFQRSFAIPQMWTGIIMLGLIGVVLSAIFRIVENRALAWYYGLRRADRGA, translated from the coding sequence ATGACCGTCCGCTCGCTCGCGCGCCAGGCCGCCCTGACCCTCGGCCTGCCGGTCGCGATGATCGCCCTGTGGTGGGTCGTCTCGGCCAACAGCACCAGCATCTTCTGGCCGCCGCTCTCGGAGATCGTCGAGGCATTTCCCGAGACCTGGACGTGGGACCGGATCGTCAACTCTGTCGTCCCGAGCGTCGTACGACTGCTCACCGGATACACGATCGCGGTTGTCGTCGGCGTTGCCGCCGGCACAGCGATCGGACTCTCGCGCAACGTCCGCGCCTTCTGCGAACCGTCGATGGAGTTCTTCCGTGCGATCCCGCCGCCCGTCCTGGTGCCCATCATCGCCCTGTTCACCGGCTACACCGGCGCCACCGCGAAGATCGTCACGATCGCGCTGGGCTGCCTGTGGCCAGTCCTGCTCAACACTGTCGAGGGCGTACGGGGCCTGGACGAGGTTCAGCTAGACACCGCGCGATGCTACCGGTTCCGCACACGCTCTCGGCTGATCCATGTCGTGCTGCGCGGTGCGAGCCCACAGATCTCCACCGGAGCACGCCAGGCTCTCTCGATCGGCGTGATTCTCATGGTCGTGAGCGAGCTCTTCGGGGCCAACAGCGGGCTGGGTGCCGACATCGTGCAGTTCCAGCGCAGCTTCGCGATCCCGCAGATGTGGACCGGCATCATCATGCTCGGGCTTATCGGCGTCGTTCTCTCGGCCATCTTCCGCATCGTCGAGAACCGCGCGCTCGCCTGGTACTACGGCTTGCGACGCGCCGACCGAGGAGCGTGA